TTTCTGTCCGTGCTGCCGAATCGCCTCCAGCAGAATCTCCCCGGAAACTCCCTCCAGCGGGGTTTCACTTGCCGCATAAATCTCCGTCAGATAAAGAATGTCGGCCATGTGAAACGCAGTGCAGAATTCGTTGAACAGCGCCCTCGTCCTGCTGTAACGATGCGGCTGAAAAAGAACAATCAGCCGTCTCTCGGGCCAGGCATTGCGCAGGGCAGACAGGGTTGCTTTCACCTCGGTCGGATGATGGCCATAATCATCGATCACGGTGATGCCATTCACTTCGCCTTTAATCTCGACCCTCCGGTGAACACCACTGAATTCTGCCATCGCTTCGGCAATTTCATTGAACGGGATATCAAGCTCCAGCCCAACGCCTACTACCGCCAGGGTATTATAGATGTTGTGGGTTCCCGGCTGGGGAATCGTGATCCGCCCCTTTTTTTCCTGACCGACCCACACGTCAAAACTTGATTTCAGACCGTGGGTCTCAATGGCCTTGGCATGGATATCCGCCTGGGCGGTCAGGCCATAGGTGATGGTCCGCTTGCCGATATGCTGGAGGAGATCGGCCACATGCGGATCATCCAGGCAGACAATCGCCGCGCCGTAAAAAGGGATCTTGTTGATGAATTCCAGGAAAGCCGCTTTGATCTCATCAATGTCCCGATAATAATCAAGATGCTCCAGATCGATGTTGGTCACCACCTCCAGAACCGGTGACAACTTGAGAAAGGAGCCATC
This DNA window, taken from Pseudomonadota bacterium, encodes the following:
- a CDS encoding UDP-N-acetylmuramate--L-alanine ligase, whose protein sequence is MYKKKVKQIHFVGIGGIGMSGIAEVLLNLGYKVSGSDLRESKITRRLASLGGIINTGHQAEWIVGADVVVVSTAVKSDNPEVLAARAAQIPVIPRAEMLAELMRLQKFGIAIAGSHGKTSTTSMIGWLLARAGFDPTVIIGGTVNAFGTNAKLGAGKFLVAEADESDGSFLKLSPVLEVVTNIDLEHLDYYRDIDEIKAAFLEFINKIPFYGAAIVCLDDPHVADLLQHIGKRTITYGLTAQADIHAKAIETHGLKSSFDVWVGQEKKGRITIPQPGTHNIYNTLAVVGVGLELDIPFNEIAEAMAEFSGVHRRVEIKGEVNGITVIDDYGHHPTEVKATLSALRNAWPERRLIVLFQPHRYSRTRALFNEFCTAFHMADILYLTEIYAASETPLEGVSGEILLEAIRQHGQKQACFVAEVENLPDAVVPILQSGDVVLTLGAGNILTAGETILAKLGMGSPQ